The proteins below are encoded in one region of Rhodoluna lacicola:
- a CDS encoding FHA domain-containing protein: MESAELGFGGSSDEVESTAVFSSDLLAESGPFLDSEEQKAIEALPSGSALLIVQRGPNEGSRFLLDQDLTTVGRHPNADIFLDDVTVSRRHAEFHRHNKTFQVRDLASLNGTYYDGVRIDAAMLEDGSEIQIGKFRLTFYASRADLAAQDKNAGGE, from the coding sequence ATGGAATCTGCAGAATTGGGCTTTGGGGGCTCGTCCGATGAGGTCGAATCCACCGCTGTTTTTAGCTCAGACCTACTTGCCGAATCCGGACCTTTCCTAGACAGCGAAGAGCAAAAAGCCATTGAGGCATTGCCATCGGGTTCCGCTCTTCTAATTGTTCAGCGTGGTCCAAACGAGGGCTCAAGATTTCTTTTAGATCAGGACCTCACCACAGTTGGCCGTCATCCAAATGCCGATATCTTCCTTGATGACGTCACAGTATCTAGGCGCCACGCAGAATTCCACCGTCACAATAAGACTTTTCAGGTTCGCGATTTGGCTTCGCTCAATGGCACTTACTACGATGGTGTTCGAATCGATGCAGCGATGCTCGAAGACGGTTCAGAAATTCAAATTGGTAAATTCCGTTTGACCTTCTACGCCTCTCGTGCCGATCTTGCTGCCCAAGACAAAAACGCAGGGGGAGAGTAA
- the aroH gene encoding chorismate mutase, with amino-acid sequence MAIRAIRGAIQLDVDEREHLLKSTAELLTKTLHANNIDSGQLVSIFFTATPDVTSEFPAVAARELSLGDVPLMCFVEMDVIGALPRTIRIMIMAETDKSRAEIQHVYLRGATALRQDIAQ; translated from the coding sequence ATGGCAATCCGCGCAATTCGTGGTGCTATTCAGCTCGATGTTGATGAGCGTGAGCACCTCTTAAAGTCCACTGCCGAATTGCTAACCAAGACTCTGCACGCCAACAACATCGATTCCGGACAACTAGTTTCCATTTTCTTCACCGCCACGCCAGATGTCACCAGCGAGTTTCCTGCGGTTGCCGCACGCGAACTTTCTCTTGGAGATGTTCCACTCATGTGTTTTGTGGAAATGGATGTTATCGGCGCATTGCCGCGAACTATTCGCATCATGATCATGGCCGAGACAGACAAGAGCCGGGCCGAAATACAGCACGTTTATCTTCGTGGCGCAACTGCACTTCGTCAGGACATCGCACAGTGA
- the cmk gene encoding (d)CMP kinase: protein MATKIIAIDGPAGSGKSSVSKQVARELGFGYLDTGAAYRALAWACLSHDGFSVDQLSSLNLAQVFDYQISTDPDNFWVKVGNNDVTAAIREPQVAEFVSQVARIPEVRSFMKALTHRLVAESGKPAVVVEGRDITTVVAPDAPIRLLLTASEEVRLKRRSAELSESSAASVMRQVSERDASDSKVVDFMTPAPGVQLVDTSDLNFNQSVSAVIALIEQGLS from the coding sequence ATGGCCACCAAAATCATCGCGATTGATGGCCCGGCTGGATCTGGAAAATCAAGCGTTAGTAAGCAGGTCGCCCGCGAACTAGGTTTTGGCTACCTAGACACCGGGGCTGCCTATCGTGCACTTGCCTGGGCCTGCTTGTCTCATGATGGATTCTCAGTGGATCAGCTTTCCAGTTTGAACTTGGCTCAGGTCTTTGACTACCAAATCTCCACTGACCCCGATAATTTCTGGGTAAAGGTTGGCAACAACGATGTAACTGCCGCAATTCGCGAGCCACAGGTGGCCGAGTTCGTAAGCCAGGTGGCCCGCATTCCTGAGGTTAGATCATTCATGAAGGCCCTGACTCACCGCCTGGTTGCCGAGTCCGGTAAGCCAGCGGTTGTGGTTGAAGGTCGAGACATCACTACTGTGGTTGCCCCGGATGCCCCAATTCGCCTCTTACTTACTGCCAGCGAAGAGGTTAGACTGAAGAGACGCTCAGCGGAACTTTCTGAAAGCTCCGCGGCAAGCGTTATGCGTCAGGTTTCGGAACGTGACGCCAGCGACTCAAAGGTCGTTGACTTTATGACACCAGCTCCTGGTGTCCAACTCGTGGATACATCTGATCTCAATTTCAATCAGTCGGTTTCGGCCGTGATTGCGCTTATTGAGCAGGGTTTGTCCTAA
- a CDS encoding prephenate dehydrogenase — MTNFTGEVRIVGAGLLGTSIGLALTKQGIDVAIASKSPKSVDIAISYGAGRAVREDDSPKLIVVCVPPQLTAQIVAEELIAFPDAIVTDVASVKAGILEELERLAAPTDRYVGSHPMAGRERGGAIAGRADLFVGRPWVITPNSKSSPAGIKVVAELAQALEASVITVSPKDHDRAVALVSHVPQLVSSLLAARLVDANQADVNLAGQGLRDTTRIAASDPELWVQILEANSAEVKRVLESLELDLGNVIDALANVDSEAGIAQLRKALRDGNAGVEKIPGKHGTKHSTYAQIIVMIDDQPGELARLLTEVGEIGINLEELKLEHSPSAQIGLVELYVVPSAESALIADLQERGWRIA; from the coding sequence GTGACAAATTTCACTGGCGAAGTCCGCATCGTTGGTGCCGGTCTGCTCGGAACAAGCATTGGTTTAGCTCTGACCAAGCAGGGTATTGATGTTGCGATTGCGTCTAAATCACCCAAAAGCGTTGATATTGCGATTAGTTACGGTGCTGGACGTGCCGTTCGCGAAGATGATTCGCCAAAACTTATCGTGGTGTGTGTTCCGCCGCAACTCACTGCGCAAATTGTCGCCGAAGAATTAATTGCCTTTCCGGATGCGATAGTCACTGACGTCGCCAGCGTCAAGGCGGGAATCCTGGAGGAGCTCGAAAGATTAGCTGCTCCAACCGATCGATACGTTGGCTCTCACCCAATGGCCGGCCGTGAGCGAGGCGGAGCAATCGCTGGTCGGGCGGATCTATTTGTTGGCCGCCCGTGGGTGATCACACCAAACTCAAAATCATCACCAGCCGGAATCAAAGTTGTCGCTGAGCTTGCTCAAGCGCTAGAAGCATCGGTTATCACAGTGTCACCAAAGGATCACGACAGGGCAGTAGCTTTGGTGTCGCACGTTCCTCAGTTGGTGTCTAGTTTGCTGGCAGCAAGGTTGGTCGATGCAAACCAGGCAGATGTTAATCTTGCCGGCCAGGGGTTGCGCGATACAACCCGTATTGCAGCCAGTGATCCAGAGCTGTGGGTTCAGATTTTGGAAGCCAATTCGGCAGAGGTGAAACGCGTCCTAGAATCTCTAGAATTAGATCTTGGCAACGTTATTGACGCTTTAGCAAATGTTGATTCTGAAGCCGGAATCGCCCAACTTCGCAAGGCGCTAAGAGATGGTAATGCTGGAGTCGAAAAGATACCGGGCAAGCACGGAACTAAGCACTCCACCTACGCACAAATTATCGTCATGATTGATGACCAGCCAGGAGAATTGGCACGCCTTCTCACTGAGGTCGGTGAAATTGGAATCAACCTTGAAGAACTAAAACTTGAGCACTCACCAAGCGCACAAATTGGTTTGGTCGAACTTTACGTTGTCCCTTCTGCTGAGTCAGCGCTAATTGCCGATCTGCAAGAGCGTGGTTGGCGAATCGCCTAA
- a CDS encoding CDP-alcohol phosphatidyltransferase family protein, with protein sequence MGNQPTLSMKEQFMTVPNLLSMLRLALVPVFLYLLLTEKYFSAIVVLALSSLTDYLDGYFARKYNQVTRLGQLLDPAADRLYIFSTLVGLSITGIIPVWLALVIIGRDLVLAVAYPILATHGYGPLPVHYLGKTGTFALLYAFPLLLMAYIWQPIAFIVEPLAWAFALWGVGLYWWGAAVYLRQVGDIVKKGNSKNH encoded by the coding sequence ATGGGCAATCAACCAACTCTCAGCATGAAGGAACAGTTCATGACTGTGCCGAACTTGCTCAGCATGTTGCGTCTGGCTTTGGTTCCAGTTTTTCTTTACCTGCTGCTTACCGAAAAGTATTTTTCTGCAATCGTGGTGCTTGCTCTATCCAGTCTCACTGATTACCTGGATGGCTATTTCGCCCGCAAATACAACCAGGTAACCCGTTTGGGCCAGCTGCTAGATCCCGCGGCTGACCGACTGTACATTTTTTCGACACTGGTTGGACTCAGCATCACCGGAATCATCCCGGTCTGGCTAGCTCTTGTCATTATCGGTCGGGACCTAGTCTTGGCGGTGGCCTATCCCATATTGGCTACCCACGGCTATGGTCCGCTGCCAGTTCACTACCTGGGTAAGACCGGAACCTTTGCCTTGCTCTACGCTTTTCCTCTGCTGTTGATGGCGTACATCTGGCAACCAATCGCTTTTATAGTCGAGCCTTTGGCCTGGGCCTTCGCGCTGTGGGGCGTGGGATTGTATTGGTGGGGAGCTGCCGTTTACCTGCGCCAGGTCGGCGATATCGTGAAAAAAGGCAACTCTAAAAACCATTAG
- a CDS encoding MerR family transcriptional regulator, producing the protein MSHTDIDAPEGYSQGMLFTDGLPSNDPKVGYRGTSAATACGISYRQLDYWDRTGLVQPTVRGAAGSGSQRLYSFRDILVLKLVKRLLDTGVSLQQIRVAVDQLRAAGINDMAAITLMSDGARVYLCTTQDEVMDLLSRGQGVFGIAVGRVLREVEASLVNIKENNVDDVDELAARRQVRKAI; encoded by the coding sequence ATGTCGCACACCGATATCGATGCTCCCGAGGGCTACTCGCAGGGAATGTTATTTACTGATGGCCTGCCATCTAACGATCCGAAAGTTGGCTACCGTGGCACATCTGCGGCTACAGCCTGCGGAATCAGTTACCGTCAGCTCGATTACTGGGATCGCACCGGACTAGTTCAGCCAACGGTTCGAGGTGCGGCCGGATCTGGTTCGCAACGTCTTTATTCTTTCCGTGACATTTTGGTTCTGAAGTTGGTTAAAAGACTTCTGGACACCGGTGTTTCCCTGCAGCAAATCCGCGTTGCCGTGGACCAATTGCGCGCTGCTGGAATCAACGACATGGCTGCCATCACGCTGATGTCCGATGGGGCTCGAGTTTATCTGTGCACCACTCAAGACGAGGTCATGGATTTGCTCAGCCGTGGTCAGGGTGTCTTTGGAATTGCCGTGGGCCGTGTGCTTCGTGAGGTCGAAGCCTCACTGGTTAACATCAAGGAAAACAATGTTGATGACGTTGATGAACTGGCTGCGCGTCGCCAGGTTAGAAAAGCTATTTAG
- a CDS encoding pseudouridine synthase, with protein sequence MRTATSMPSSMGGSAETEGVRLQKVMAAAGVASRRVCEDMITQGRVKVNGKVVTELGTRINPDVDKVTVGGTPVQLDNSRVYLALNKPRGVVSSMADENGRPDLSQFVEGYDRVFNVGRLDSETTGLIIMTNDGDLAHKLAHPKFGVTKTYVARVEGVVTPAIIHKLLSGFELEDGMIKADKAHVVDVQPGESLVEVVLHSGRNRIVRRMFEFVGHPVVGLVRRQFGPIQLGPLKEGRIRELSKIEVGALLKAAEGEVKRAPRPANKRAAAQPARGKRK encoded by the coding sequence ATGCGAACAGCAACTTCGATGCCGTCTAGCATGGGCGGAAGTGCAGAAACTGAGGGTGTAAGACTTCAGAAGGTAATGGCAGCCGCTGGCGTTGCTTCACGTCGCGTATGTGAAGACATGATTACTCAAGGTCGCGTAAAAGTTAACGGCAAGGTTGTCACCGAGCTAGGCACTCGAATCAATCCAGATGTCGACAAGGTAACCGTGGGCGGAACTCCGGTGCAGTTAGATAACTCTCGGGTATACCTTGCTCTCAACAAGCCTCGCGGAGTAGTCAGTTCAATGGCTGATGAAAATGGCAGACCAGATCTATCGCAATTTGTCGAAGGATACGACCGAGTATTCAATGTGGGTCGGTTGGACTCAGAGACTACCGGGCTGATAATCATGACTAACGATGGCGACTTGGCTCATAAGTTGGCTCATCCAAAATTTGGTGTCACCAAAACTTACGTAGCTCGAGTTGAGGGAGTGGTAACTCCTGCGATTATTCACAAACTACTCAGTGGCTTTGAACTTGAAGATGGAATGATCAAAGCCGATAAAGCACACGTGGTTGATGTTCAGCCAGGGGAAAGCCTCGTTGAGGTCGTGCTTCACTCTGGTCGCAACCGCATTGTTAGACGCATGTTTGAGTTCGTTGGTCACCCGGTTGTGGGGCTCGTGCGCCGGCAGTTTGGACCAATTCAACTCGGTCCTCTTAAAGAGGGCCGAATTCGTGAGCTAAGTAAAATAGAGGTTGGCGCGCTTTTGAAAGCTGCCGAGGGCGAGGTAAAGCGTGCGCCAAGGCCGGCAAACAAGAGAGCTGCTGCTCAGCCGGCTCGTGGAAAGAGGAAGTAA
- a CDS encoding MerR family transcriptional regulator: MAQTAPAKLYAARPVKLFNIGQVLNVLNPDFPDLTPSKLRFLEEQGLVTPQRTPSGYRKFTELDIERIQIVLELQRDQYLPLKVIRNYLADLDEGKQPSLPGGTVNPQHLRQSRGKKLTRIELVAETAITDALIQEAQDVLLIGQEPFEASDVEIARAIVHLQRFGIQPRHLRGIKASAEREIGIIEGVVAPVLGKNDTASRSRAAHYAAEIENQFSSIRAELIRSVIGKIDG; this comes from the coding sequence ATGGCGCAGACAGCTCCGGCCAAACTCTACGCCGCTCGTCCGGTAAAACTTTTCAACATCGGACAGGTTCTAAATGTTTTGAACCCGGATTTTCCAGACTTAACCCCATCAAAACTTCGCTTTCTTGAAGAGCAGGGTCTTGTCACTCCACAGCGAACTCCATCTGGATATCGCAAATTCACGGAGCTAGATATTGAACGAATTCAAATCGTTCTAGAACTTCAGCGCGATCAATATTTGCCGCTCAAGGTAATTCGAAACTACTTAGCCGACCTTGATGAGGGAAAGCAGCCAAGCCTGCCAGGCGGCACCGTAAACCCTCAGCACCTGCGTCAAAGTCGTGGCAAGAAACTCACCCGGATTGAACTTGTTGCAGAAACCGCAATCACCGACGCACTTATTCAGGAGGCACAGGACGTTCTGCTAATCGGCCAAGAGCCATTTGAGGCCTCAGACGTTGAAATCGCCCGAGCAATCGTTCACCTTCAGCGTTTTGGTATTCAACCCCGCCACCTTCGCGGAATCAAGGCCTCTGCCGAGCGCGAAATTGGAATTATTGAGGGTGTGGTTGCCCCGGTACTGGGTAAAAATGACACAGCAAGCCGATCAAGAGCGGCTCACTATGCGGCTGAAATTGAAAATCAATTCTCGTCAATCCGCGCAGAGTTGATTCGCTCGGTAATTGGCAAGATCGACGGCTAA
- a CDS encoding pyruvate carboxylase, translating to MFKKILVANRGEIAVRAFRAAYELGAKTVAVFPYEDRNSTHRLQADESYQIGTVGHPVRAYLDVSEIIRVALESGADAIYPGYGFLSENPDLAEAAKANGITFIGPSSQVLEMAGNKVTAKEAAIRAGVPVLKSTPSSADVDQLVDQADAIGFPIFVKAVAGGGGRGMRRVAAKEDLRAALIEASREAESAFGDPRVFLEQAVIRPRHIEVQILADTQGNVVHLFERDCSIQRRNQKVVEIAPAPLIDEELRQTLYRDAVSFAQQIGYQNAGTVEFLIDTVGANAGKHVFIEMNPRIQVEHTVSEEITDVDLVQSQMRIASGESLNDLGLTQDKIQMHGFAVQCRITTEDPAQNFRPDTGKITTYRSPGGAGIRLDGGTVSTGAEVSPHFDSMLVKLIATGRDFKSAVTRAKRALAEFRIRGVSTNIAFLQAVLADPIFETGDLSTSFIDEHPELFTAKASQDRGTKILAWLADVTVNQPNGPRGHHSNPGLKLPKIDITKPAPAGSRQRLLELGPEGFAKALRAQSNVAITDTTFRDAHQSLLATRVRGRDLVAVAPYVSRLTPQLLSVEAWGGATYDVALRFLGEDPWQRLAQLREALPNLCIQMLLRGRNTVGYTPYPTEVTDAFVAEAAATGVDIFRIFDALNDVSQMKPAIDAVLKTKTAIAEVGLCYTADLLDPEEKLYTLDYYLRLAQQIVDAGAHIIAIKDMAGLLRPAAAEKLVSALREKFDLPVHLHTHDTAGGQLATLMAAINAGVDAVDVASAPMAGTTSQPSASALVAALANTDKDSGIPLSAVAELEPYWEAVRNVYAPFESGLPGPTGRVYKHEIPGGQLSNLRQQAIALGLGDQFEKVENMYAAANEILGRPTKVTPSSKVVGDLALHLVAVNADPKDFAENPQNYDIPDSVVGFMAGELGDLPGGWPEPFRTKVLAGKNPKFGITPVSPDDLAALQGSDSALRRSTLNRLLFPGPTADFLKSQETYGNLDQIDTVDYLYGLQPGVEHVVSLSRGVQIYVGLEAIGSPDARGFRTLMATLNGQLRPINVRDRKITVNTVQAEKADPANLGHVAAPFAGVVTLQTVEGTHVEVGQPVATIEAMKMEATITASVAGVVRRLAVSKTQSVDAGDLILVVETE from the coding sequence ATGTTCAAGAAGATTCTGGTAGCCAACCGAGGCGAAATCGCCGTCCGTGCCTTTCGAGCAGCCTACGAGCTGGGTGCTAAAACAGTCGCCGTTTTCCCTTATGAGGACCGCAATTCCACCCACCGCCTTCAAGCCGACGAGTCCTATCAAATTGGTACCGTTGGACACCCGGTTCGCGCTTACCTTGACGTTTCTGAAATTATTCGAGTTGCCCTGGAGTCTGGCGCCGACGCCATTTACCCAGGTTATGGTTTCTTGTCTGAGAACCCAGATTTGGCCGAGGCGGCAAAAGCCAACGGAATCACGTTTATCGGTCCTTCATCTCAAGTACTCGAGATGGCGGGTAACAAGGTAACTGCTAAAGAAGCTGCCATTCGCGCTGGCGTTCCAGTACTTAAGTCAACTCCTTCATCTGCAGATGTTGATCAACTCGTTGATCAGGCTGACGCAATTGGCTTCCCAATTTTTGTCAAGGCGGTCGCCGGTGGTGGCGGTCGCGGCATGCGTCGCGTGGCCGCCAAAGAAGATTTGCGTGCAGCACTAATTGAGGCGTCTCGCGAGGCCGAAAGTGCTTTTGGTGATCCACGCGTATTCCTTGAGCAGGCCGTAATTCGCCCAAGACACATCGAGGTCCAAATCCTTGCCGATACCCAGGGCAACGTTGTGCACCTTTTTGAACGCGACTGTTCCATTCAGCGACGTAATCAGAAGGTTGTTGAAATCGCTCCGGCTCCGTTGATTGACGAGGAGCTGCGTCAAACCCTGTACCGCGACGCAGTTTCATTCGCTCAGCAGATTGGTTATCAAAATGCTGGAACCGTTGAATTCCTAATTGATACCGTTGGGGCAAACGCAGGAAAGCACGTGTTCATCGAGATGAACCCGCGCATTCAGGTTGAGCACACCGTCTCCGAAGAAATCACCGATGTCGACCTCGTGCAATCACAAATGCGAATTGCATCGGGGGAGTCGCTGAATGATCTTGGTCTAACCCAAGACAAAATTCAAATGCATGGATTTGCAGTTCAGTGCCGCATCACCACAGAAGATCCAGCACAAAATTTCCGTCCTGACACCGGAAAAATCACCACCTATCGTTCTCCAGGTGGTGCCGGTATTCGTCTAGACGGCGGAACAGTTTCAACCGGAGCCGAAGTCAGCCCACACTTTGACTCAATGCTGGTGAAGTTGATCGCAACTGGTCGCGACTTTAAGTCGGCGGTGACTAGAGCCAAACGAGCGCTAGCAGAATTCCGCATTCGCGGTGTCTCGACCAACATCGCATTCTTGCAGGCCGTTCTTGCCGATCCAATTTTTGAAACCGGTGACCTAAGCACATCGTTTATCGATGAGCACCCTGAGCTATTTACGGCCAAGGCCTCGCAAGACCGCGGCACCAAGATTCTTGCTTGGCTAGCCGACGTCACAGTAAATCAACCAAATGGTCCACGGGGTCACCACAGCAATCCCGGTTTGAAGCTTCCAAAGATTGACATCACAAAGCCAGCACCGGCAGGATCACGTCAACGTTTGTTGGAACTAGGTCCAGAAGGTTTTGCCAAGGCTCTTCGTGCTCAGAGCAACGTTGCCATCACCGATACAACTTTCCGCGATGCCCACCAGTCACTATTGGCAACGCGTGTGCGTGGTCGTGACTTGGTTGCCGTTGCTCCTTATGTTTCCAGACTCACTCCGCAGTTGTTATCGGTGGAGGCTTGGGGAGGTGCAACATATGACGTTGCACTTCGCTTCTTGGGTGAAGACCCTTGGCAGCGCTTGGCGCAATTGCGTGAGGCCTTGCCAAACCTGTGCATTCAAATGCTGCTTCGCGGCCGAAACACCGTTGGCTACACTCCGTATCCAACCGAGGTAACTGATGCCTTTGTGGCTGAGGCTGCGGCAACCGGTGTAGACATTTTCCGCATTTTTGATGCCCTCAATGATGTTTCGCAAATGAAACCTGCCATCGATGCCGTCTTGAAAACTAAAACAGCAATCGCTGAAGTTGGTCTTTGCTACACCGCTGATTTGTTGGATCCAGAAGAAAAGCTTTACACCCTGGATTACTACCTAAGACTCGCTCAGCAAATTGTTGACGCAGGTGCACACATCATTGCCATCAAGGACATGGCTGGTTTGCTTCGTCCAGCGGCCGCCGAAAAACTGGTGTCCGCGCTGCGTGAAAAGTTTGATTTGCCCGTGCATCTGCACACCCACGACACCGCCGGCGGGCAACTTGCCACCTTGATGGCGGCTATCAACGCTGGTGTGGACGCAGTTGACGTTGCTTCTGCGCCAATGGCGGGAACCACAAGCCAGCCTTCTGCTTCTGCTCTGGTTGCGGCTCTAGCAAACACCGATAAAGACAGCGGAATTCCGCTGTCTGCAGTGGCAGAGCTTGAGCCTTACTGGGAGGCAGTGCGAAATGTTTACGCGCCTTTTGAGTCTGGACTGCCTGGACCCACCGGTCGCGTTTACAAGCATGAAATTCCTGGCGGGCAGCTTTCGAATCTTCGTCAGCAAGCAATTGCGCTTGGGCTTGGTGATCAATTTGAAAAAGTTGAAAACATGTACGCGGCCGCCAATGAAATTCTTGGTCGTCCGACCAAGGTGACCCCTTCTTCAAAGGTAGTAGGCGACCTCGCTTTGCACTTGGTTGCTGTAAACGCAGATCCAAAAGACTTTGCTGAAAATCCGCAGAACTACGACATCCCAGATTCGGTGGTTGGTTTCATGGCCGGCGAACTCGGCGATCTGCCGGGCGGGTGGCCAGAGCCTTTCCGCACCAAGGTGCTTGCCGGAAAGAATCCAAAGTTTGGCATCACCCCGGTGAGCCCCGATGACCTCGCAGCACTTCAGGGAAGCGACTCCGCTCTCCGTCGATCCACCCTAAATAGATTGCTATTCCCGGGCCCAACAGCCGATTTCCTGAAGTCACAAGAGACCTACGGAAACTTGGATCAAATTGACACGGTTGACTACCTGTACGGATTGCAGCCGGGCGTTGAGCACGTAGTTTCGCTTTCGCGTGGAGTTCAAATTTACGTTGGCCTAGAGGCGATTGGTTCTCCAGACGCCAGGGGATTCCGAACTCTGATGGCCACATTGAACGGTCAGCTTCGCCCAATCAACGTGCGCGATCGGAAAATCACGGTCAATACAGTTCAGGCAGAAAAAGCCGATCCTGCCAACCTGGGACACGTGGCGGCACCGTTTGCCGGTGTCGTTACACTGCAGACCGTCGAGGGAACCCACGTTGAGGTAGGTCAGCCGGTTGCCACGATTGAAGCTATGAAGATGGAAGCCACCATAACCGCCTCTGTGGCGGGTGTGGTGAGGCGCCTAGCGGTCTCAAAGACCCAGTCGGTTGACGCCGGAGACCTGATTCTTGTGGTCGAAACCGAATAA
- the der gene encoding ribosome biogenesis GTPase Der, producing MSSDEEESRARVLRSGLEDYDLDEEDFDVLEGSEELADGHYFLPALPVLAIVGRPNVGKSALVNRILGRREAVVEDKPGVTRDRVSYKAEWNERKFTLVDTGGWEPDARGIDKSVAIQAEIAVELADAVLFVVDAMVGATSTDERVVKMLRASGKPVILVANKIDDARQEPEAANLWSLGLGEPFPVSAVHGRGVADMLDAAMKVLPKISNVAKEEIGGPRRVALIGRPNVGKSSLLNKAVGSERAVVNDLAGTTRDPIDEQVELGGKAWRFVDTAGIRRRVHLAQGADFYASLRTAAALERAEVAVVLFDVTQPISEADIRIVDMALESGRALVLAFNKWDELDEERRKYLEREIEQDLAHVDWAPRVNISAKTGRHLEKLVPALEVALDSWDQRIATGKLNAFVQELAMETPHPVRGGKQPRILFATQASSRPPKFVLFTTGFLDPGYRRFITRRLRETYGFEGSPIEVGMRVREKRKR from the coding sequence ATGAGCAGCGATGAAGAAGAGTCGCGCGCACGTGTTCTGCGTTCCGGTCTTGAGGACTACGACCTAGATGAGGAAGACTTTGACGTTCTTGAAGGCAGTGAAGAACTTGCCGATGGTCACTACTTTTTGCCTGCCCTTCCGGTTCTGGCAATTGTTGGGCGCCCAAACGTTGGTAAGTCTGCGCTGGTTAACCGAATCCTTGGTCGTCGCGAAGCGGTGGTCGAAGACAAGCCTGGGGTAACCCGTGACCGTGTCTCCTACAAGGCTGAATGGAACGAGCGTAAGTTCACTTTGGTTGACACCGGTGGCTGGGAACCAGACGCCCGCGGCATTGATAAGTCCGTCGCGATTCAGGCTGAGATTGCTGTTGAACTAGCGGATGCTGTTTTGTTTGTAGTGGATGCCATGGTTGGTGCAACTAGCACCGATGAGCGAGTTGTAAAAATGCTTCGTGCCTCAGGCAAGCCGGTAATTTTGGTTGCCAACAAAATTGATGATGCTCGCCAGGAACCTGAAGCCGCCAATCTTTGGTCTTTAGGACTGGGAGAGCCATTCCCGGTTTCAGCCGTGCACGGTCGCGGCGTTGCCGACATGCTTGATGCGGCCATGAAGGTCTTGCCTAAAATTTCCAACGTTGCTAAAGAGGAAATTGGTGGACCACGTCGCGTGGCACTCATCGGTCGCCCGAATGTAGGAAAATCTTCACTGCTAAACAAGGCAGTTGGTTCGGAGCGTGCCGTGGTAAACGATCTAGCCGGGACCACTCGCGACCCAATCGACGAACAAGTTGAACTTGGTGGCAAGGCCTGGCGTTTTGTAGACACCGCAGGTATTCGCCGACGTGTTCACCTTGCCCAGGGCGCAGACTTTTATGCTTCGCTTCGCACGGCCGCAGCGCTTGAGCGCGCCGAGGTTGCGGTAGTGCTTTTTGATGTCACTCAACCAATCAGCGAAGCTGACATTCGCATTGTCGACATGGCACTTGAATCCGGACGCGCCCTGGTTCTTGCATTCAATAAATGGGATGAGCTAGATGAAGAGCGCCGCAAGTACCTAGAGCGTGAAATCGAGCAAGACCTGGCTCACGTTGATTGGGCACCGCGAGTAAATATTTCGGCAAAGACCGGTCGTCACTTAGAGAAGCTTGTGCCGGCACTTGAGGTGGCGCTGGATTCATGGGATCAGCGAATCGCAACCGGAAAGCTGAACGCATTTGTGCAAGAGCTTGCCATGGAAACTCCGCACCCGGTCCGCGGAGGAAAGCAGCCGCGAATTCTGTTTGCCACCCAGGCCAGCAGCCGCCCGCCAAAGTTTGTTTTGTTTACAACCGGGTTTCTAGATCCTGGCTACCGTCGCTTCATCACCCGCCGCCTGCGTGAGACCTACGGATTCGAAGGCTCGCCAATTGAGGTCGGCATGAGAGTAAGAGAAAAACGTAAGCGCTAA